Proteins encoded together in one Impatiens glandulifera chromosome 1, dImpGla2.1, whole genome shotgun sequence window:
- the LOC124922440 gene encoding nudix hydrolase 18, mitochondrial-like: MVSLDSARTGRQLQRYKKGRRLVVGCIPYRFKTTSKSYLDGKELEVLLISAQREGKGMLFPKGGWENDESMKEAALRETIEEAGVVGIVQQKLGKWKFKSKNHEGCYIAYMFPLLVKDQLELWPEKDFRRRVWMNVSEAREACHYSWMQEALDSLACRLSTEEDEEELEKVENTNCSLN; encoded by the exons ATGGTATCATTGGATTCAGCACGAACAGGACGCCAATTACAGCGTTACAAGAAAGGTCGCCGTCTAGTCGTCGG ATGCATACCTTATAGATTTAAGACTACAAGTAAATCATATTTGGATGGGAAAGAATTAGAGGTCCTCCTCATAAGTGCACAAAGAGAAGGCAAAGGCATGTTATTTccaaag GGTGGATGGGAAAATGATGAATCAATGAAAGAAGCTGCCTTAAGAGAAACAATTGAAGAGGCTGGAGTAGTAGGAATTGTccaa caaaaattaggaaaatggAAATTCAAAAGTAAAAACCACGAGGGTTGCTACATAGCTTATATGTTTCCTTTATTAGTTAAGGATCAACTCGAGTTATGGCCGGAGAAAGATTTTCGCCGAAGAGTATGG ATGAATGTGTCGGAGGCGAGAGAAGCTTGTCATTACTCGTGGATGCAAGAAGCCCTAGATTCGCTAGCATGTCGTCTTTCAACA gaagaagatgaagaagaacttGAGAAAGTTGAAAATACTAATTGTTctctaaattga
- the LOC124920698 gene encoding uncharacterized protein LOC124920698, with the protein MALEWVVLGYAAAAEAIMLLLLTLPGLNPIRKGLISVTRSLLKPFLSIVPFCLFLLMDIYWKYETRPSCESDSCSPSEHLRHQKSIMKSQRNALLIAAALTFYWLLYSVTGLVVRADQLSKRLEKIKASD; encoded by the coding sequence ATGGCTTTGGAATGGGTTGTTCTTGGCTACGCCGCCGCCGCTGAGGCAATCATGCTCCTCTTACTCACTCTTCCAGGTCTCAATCCCATTCGTAAGGGTCTGATCTCCGTTACTCGTAGTCTCCTTAAGCCTTTCCTTTCGATCGTCCCTTTCTGTCTCTTCCTTCTAATGGATATCTACTGGAAGTACGAGACTCGACCTTCTTGCGAATCCGACAGTTGCAGCCCTTCAGAACATCTCCGTCACCAGAAATCCATCATGAAGAGTCAGCGCAATGCCCTGCTCATCGCCGCAGCTCTTACATTCTACTGGCTATTGTACTCCGTTACTGGCCTCGTTGTTCGCGCCGATCAGCTCAGCAAGCGATTGGAGAAGATAAAGGCAAGTGATTGA